From the genome of Chionomys nivalis chromosome 9, mChiNiv1.1, whole genome shotgun sequence:
gcaagcaaaaaactaTAATGTATACACTGTCTTAAGGAATCATCACTTTCATGTGTTTGGTGCTGCAGgaagttttaagatttatttgtacatatgcatatacacatatgtatttctGTAGTTGAATTTACAGCTAACTGCATGAAAAAACCAATGATACCCAGATGTTATTAGTGTTTTTGGACTATGGTTTATAATAAGTTTTAAACGCCTTTAGCACCATCAAATGGATTTAAATGCCATGTTGTCTTTACAATAACCTAAATGTGTACCCATAAACTGGCTTTCTCACATTTGGAACAATACACATGATTAAAGTGCATATTAGGCATCTGGGGGAAGGCCCAGCACTTAAGAGCAATTGGCTGCTTTGGTGGAGAatcagagtttggatcccagtacccacattgcaAATCACCAACCACCTGTAATCTCACTCTTGTCCGACGCCCTCTTCTGTTCCGCTCGGGCATCTGCATGcaggtgtgcatacacacaatcagacatacacatgcataaagaCAATCAAAAAGAAGCATATTGGCAGTGGTATTTCACCCACTGAAAACTTAACCGCTTGACGCCAGCCAGTTAAAATGCAGTCTAAGCAGCCTGACGCCAGCTGGCCCTGTCTGCAGGGAACAGCAGAAGCGAGAGCATCAAAACGTCCAGGTGTCTGTGCATTTTGTCTCTGCAGATGACCTTTCCCCGCGCGTGGCCGAGGCTCACGGTCCGGACCTCAGCGCCCCCGGCGGCGGGTCCGGGCAGCAGCACGGGGTAGGGGAGGCGGCGCCCAGCGTCCCGCGCTTCCCGCGAGATCCCGCGCGCGCTCCGCCCCGCGCCGCGCCGCGCTCCCCGCTGGGCACGTCCTGCCGACCGCGCCGCCCGCGCCGCTTGCCACCGCCCGCCGCCGCCCCGCGAGCCGCTTTGTCTCGGGCGGGGCGCACGGAGAGGCCGCCAGGTGCCCCCCGCCGCGGGCCCGGGCCCCCCGCCCCGGGGCGGCGACGGCGGTGCCGGGCCCCGGGGCGGAGGGCGCGCCGGGATGGGCCCCAAGCGGCGGCAGCTGACGTTCCGGGAGAAGTCGCGGATCATCCAGGAGGTGGAGGAGAACCCGGACCTACGCAAGGGCGAGATCGCGCGGCGCTTCAACATCCCGCCGTCCACGCTGAGCACCATCCTGAAGAACAAGCGCGCCATCCTGGCGTCGGAGCGCAAGTACGGAGTGGCCTCCACCTGCCGCAAGACCAACAAGCTGTCCCCGTACGACAAGCTGGAGGGGCTCCTCATTGCTTGGTTCCAGCAGATCCGCGCCGCGGGCCTGCCGGTCAAGGGCATCATCCTGAAAGAGAAGGCGCTACGGATAGCGGAGGAGCTGGGCATGGACGACTTCACGGCTTCCAACGGCTGGCTGGATCGCTTCCGCCGGCGCCACGGTGTAGTGGCCTGCAGCGGCGTGACCCGCTCCCGGGCGCGAAGCTCTACCCCCCGGGCCCCAGCGGCACCTGCCGGCCCAGCCGCGGTGCCCTCCGAGGGCAGCGGTGGGAGTACACCAGGCTGGCGCACGCGGGAGGAGCAGCCGCCGTCGGTGGCTGAGGGCTACGCCTCGCAGGACGTGTTCAGCGCCACCGAGACCAGCCTGTGGTACGACTTTCTGTCCGACCAGGCCTCGGGGCTGTGGGGAGGTGATGGAACGGCTCGCCAGGCCACCCAGCGCCTTAGTGTTTTGCTGTGCGCCAACGCTGATGGCAGCGAAAAGCTTCCCCCGCTGGTCGCAGGCAAGTCCGCCAAGCCCCGTGCAGGCCAAGGTGGTCTGCCCTGTGACTACACTGCCAACTCTAAGGGTGGAGTCACTACCCAGGCCCTAGCTAAGTACTTGAAAGCGCTGGACACCCGAATGGCTGCAGAATCTCGTCGGGTCCTTTTGCTGGCTGGCCGTCTGGCTGCCCAGTCCTTAGACACCTCGGGCCTGCGGCACGTGCAGCTGGCCTTCTTCCCTCCCGGTACTGTGCATCCATTGGAGCGAGGAGTGGTCCAACAGGTGAAAGGCCACTACCGCCAGGCTATGTTGCTCAAGGCCATGGCAGCACTCGAGGGCCAGGATCCCTCAGGCCTGCAGCTGGGCCTGGTAGAGGCCTTACACTTTGTGGCTGCAGCCTGGCAAGCGGTGGAGCCCTCGGACATAGCAACTTGCTTTCGGGAGGCCGGTTTTGGAGGTGGCCTTAATGCCACTATCACCACTTCCTTCAAGagtgagggagaagaagaggaggaggaagaggaggaggaggaagaagaagaggagggtgaaggggaagaggaggaggaagaagaggaagaagaaggggaggaggaagaaggcggggaaggagaggaggtgggagaggaagaggaggtggaagaggagggtgAGGTTGATGACagtgatgaagaggaggaggaggaggaagaagaaagctcctCTGAGGGTTTAGAGACTGAAGACTGGGCCCAGGGAGTAGTGGAGGCCAGTGGTGGCTTTGGGGGTTACAGTGTCCAGGAAGAGGCCCAGTGCCCCACCCTCCATTTTCTGGAAGGTGGGGAGGACTCGGACTCAGACAgtgatgaagaggaggaagatgaagaggaggatgaggaagacgATGAAGacgaggatgatgatgatgatggtgatgaggtCCCTGTACCCAGCTTTGGGGAGGCCATGGCCTACTTTGCCATGGTCAAACGGTACCTGACCTCCTTTCCCATCGATGACCGCGTGCAGAGCCACATCCTTCACTTGGAACATGATCTGGTCCACGTGACTAGGAAGAACCATgccaggcaggcgggagttcgGGGTCTTGGACATCAAAGCTGATCTGCGGGACATAGCTGCGCTCCAGCCCAGATGGACAACACCTGCCCAAGGCAGAGAATTCTGGGCAGCTGCTGGAGATGGCTGGAGGAGTTGCAGGGCCTTCAGTAATGCTTCGCCCAGCCCCGAGACAGGCCCAGGGGCTGAGGTCTGCCTCACTGCTATTGCCTCCTTCTCAGATTCCTGTTTCCTCCCCATTAGTTCCTGGGCTCAGGGCACTGGTTGGGTGGGAAGCTGTCCGGTGCTACCATGCCATGCCACCAGTGGGCTAGACCATAGCAGcagccagggacaggtcctggaaGCTCTTGGCCAGAGAGTGCCTCTCCCCTTGCCACCCAAACAGGTCTTTGGTGGGGGGATCCCAAAGCCATTCTGGAAAGGGCTCCAGAGGAAGGtccagcctaggctcccacaaaactaGCATCCCCCCGTCCTGCACCTCTAGGCTGCCTAAAGAAGCACAGTGTAACGTAGGGCAGGCTCCTgagcctgcctcctgcctgctttCCACCTCCCTAAATCCCTTGCTGTGGCCCAGTCTTTGGCCCTTGGTTTTTCTTTCCAGATTGGAGGTTTCCAAGAGGCCCCTCTTGGGGAGTGACAGCAGGCACCTCCAATCTGGGCAGCTGCAGGCCTTGTGCCTCAACCTCTGCAGGCCCCCATCCTGGGCAGAGGGGCCTGGGGCTGGGCCCAGAGTCCAGCCGTCCAGGTGCTCCCTTCCCAGTTTGAATTCAATAAATCTGTCTACTCCCCTTTTGTGGGAGTGAATGTTTTAACAGCCATGGATGCATCCTTCATGGTCTGGGCTTGCGTCTGTCTTGGGGACACATCCCTTCCAGGGTCCCCTTGGTTCTTGTAGTGGGACATGAAAGCAGGGTTTGAGCAGATGACCACGACTGGGGTGAGGGGCAGGCAGTGACACCCACATCTAAATGTTAGAGAACTCTGGGGAGGGCGGGCCTTTAGTGACGTATCTCTTGATAGACTGCAGGAACCCTAACCTTAACCTCCTTTGATGGTAGTGAGAAGCTTTGGTCACTGGAGTGGCGCAGTAGAGAGGGAGCCAGGGATCTGTTAGGGCATCAGGCAGTATACCCTTGAAGACTGAGCCCACCAAAGCTAGTTAAGGGGTTTAGCAGGAATGAGAAAAGCTTTGGTTCTGCCATGGGCCAGGTTAGAGTTGGAGGGGCATGCAAGGAACCCTCATTTTACTTTAAGAGGGAGTTCTTCAGGCTGTTCAAATGATTGGCATTTTCACGTCTGTTAAATCACCTTTGAGGCCATGACAGGAGGAAGGTGAAGTTACTAGGAAACATGGCACCCCCGTGAATTGGTAGCTCACTGTGCTGGGCCACTCCCCCACTCCAGTCTAAAGGTGAGGGCATGTCCTTTCAGAGCCCGGCCCCTCCCTTCATGGCTCTCCCTTACTGGGGCTCACAGGTTCCAGTCAAGGAAAGACCTGAGTGGGGCAGGTAGCTCTGAGTCCCAAACCGGTTTTCCCACCTTACTTAGGGCTGGCATATTACCTCTGGTAATTTCCCAATCCCTAACATACCCCAGCCACCAGGTTCTCTCCACTCTGGAATGTAAGGGGGTGGGGGATATCCAAATCGTCCTTTGTGCCTTATTTGCCCTGGGTATGGTTCCTTCCAAAAAGGCTGTCCATAAATGTTTGGGTCTTTTGTATTTCTGACACTAGGGGATTATCTCCAAGCCTTGAaaattagtttttgtttctttaatgcaAATTTTGCTTATATTTGTACTGGGGTAGGGAT
Proteins encoded in this window:
- the Cenpb gene encoding major centromere autoantigen B, producing MGPKRRQLTFREKSRIIQEVEENPDLRKGEIARRFNIPPSTLSTILKNKRAILASERKYGVASTCRKTNKLSPYDKLEGLLIAWFQQIRAAGLPVKGIILKEKALRIAEELGMDDFTASNGWLDRFRRRHGVVACSGVTRSRARSSTPRAPAAPAGPAAVPSEGSGGSTPGWRTREEQPPSVAEGYASQDVFSATETSLWYDFLSDQASGLWGGDGTARQATQRLSVLLCANADGSEKLPPLVAGKSAKPRAGQGGLPCDYTANSKGGVTTQALAKYLKALDTRMAAESRRVLLLAGRLAAQSLDTSGLRHVQLAFFPPGTVHPLERGVVQQVKGHYRQAMLLKAMAALEGQDPSGLQLGLVEALHFVAAAWQAVEPSDIATCFREAGFGGGLNATITTSFKSEGEEEEEEEEEEEEEEEGEGEEEEEEEEEEGEEEEGGEGEEVGEEEEVEEEGEVDDSDEEEEEEEEESSSEGLETEDWAQGVVEASGGFGGYSVQEEAQCPTLHFLEGGEDSDSDSDEEEEDEEEDEEDDEDEDDDDDGDEVPVPSFGEAMAYFAMVKRYLTSFPIDDRVQSHILHLEHDLVHVTRKNHARQAGVRGLGHQS